From one Caldithrix abyssi DSM 13497 genomic stretch:
- the hslV gene encoding ATP-dependent protease subunit HslV has product MNEKNLMTFYATTILGVRHNGQVALAGDGQVTLGNTIMKHSATKIRRLYNDKILAGFAGAAADAFTLFERFDQKLEQYSGNLPKAAVELAKDWRSDKYLRRLEALLAVLDQKYTFIISGTGDIIEPDDGIAAIGSGGPYALAAARSLVRHSDLSAEQIAREALKVASEICIYTNDQIRVEVL; this is encoded by the coding sequence ATGAATGAAAAAAACTTAATGACTTTTTATGCCACCACCATATTGGGAGTCCGCCACAATGGGCAGGTAGCGCTGGCCGGCGACGGTCAGGTAACCCTGGGCAACACCATAATGAAACATTCCGCCACCAAGATTCGTCGTTTGTACAATGATAAAATTTTAGCCGGTTTTGCCGGCGCGGCCGCCGACGCCTTTACGCTGTTTGAGCGTTTCGATCAAAAACTGGAGCAGTACTCCGGCAATTTGCCCAAAGCGGCGGTAGAACTGGCCAAGGACTGGCGCTCTGACAAATACCTGCGCCGTCTGGAAGCGCTGCTGGCGGTATTGGATCAAAAATACACCTTTATCATCTCCGGCACGGGCGATATCATTGAACCGGACGACGGCATCGCAGCCATCGGCTCCGGCGGGCCCTATGCACTGGCAGCCGCCCGCAGTCTGGTACGCCATTCTGATCTGAGCGCCGAGCAAATCGCCCGAGAAGCGCTTAAAGTCGCCAGTGAAATTTGCATCTACACTAACGACCAAATTCGCGTGGAGGTATTGTAA